The following proteins are encoded in a genomic region of Maribacter hydrothermalis:
- a CDS encoding DEAD/DEAH box helicase has protein sequence MSNQFSELGISNDLQKNLEELQITIPTDIQKKCIPVILDQKDDLVALAKTGTGKTAAFGLPLLQLINTKSTTVQAVILAPTRELAQQIHANLISYSPYNSDISIAALCGGIPIKPQIERLKTPTHIVVATPGRLVDLVKREALDIKKLRYLVLDEADEMVTALKDDLDTIIAGIPKARRTFLFTATMSGAIKQLVQNYMSKHVVHKEADMATLGHKGIDHKYLVVEPIEKLEVLMHFLTTKEGQQGIIFCKTKAAVNKLAKNLAIHKFSSGALHGSLSQGIRDRIMGQFRDGHISILVATDLASRGLDVKELSYVVNYHLPDTYDAYVHRSGRTARAGAKGLSLTILQNEEVAEVFDFEKELGISFSKFQKADAQSIEENNTLLWAKKIFKTKPNREVSEQFKTKIKTVFHHLTKEELVEKILANYLSETGSDILKHDVLKRKK, from the coding sequence ATGTCAAATCAGTTTTCGGAGTTAGGAATTTCTAACGATTTACAAAAAAATCTAGAAGAATTACAGATTACCATACCCACAGATATTCAGAAGAAATGTATTCCAGTTATTCTTGACCAAAAAGATGATCTAGTTGCTTTGGCAAAAACCGGAACTGGTAAAACAGCTGCTTTTGGCTTACCATTATTGCAATTGATCAATACTAAAAGCACAACGGTACAAGCTGTTATTTTAGCTCCTACAAGAGAGTTGGCACAACAAATACATGCCAACTTAATATCATACTCACCCTATAATTCCGATATTTCTATTGCTGCACTGTGTGGAGGAATCCCTATAAAACCGCAAATAGAGCGACTTAAAACGCCTACTCATATTGTTGTAGCTACACCTGGTCGTTTGGTTGATTTGGTCAAACGCGAGGCTTTAGATATTAAAAAACTAAGGTATTTGGTTTTAGATGAAGCCGATGAAATGGTTACAGCCTTAAAAGATGACCTAGATACGATAATTGCCGGTATCCCTAAAGCTAGACGCACATTCTTGTTTACAGCTACCATGTCTGGAGCAATAAAACAATTGGTTCAAAACTACATGTCCAAACATGTAGTACATAAAGAAGCTGATATGGCTACGCTTGGCCATAAAGGTATTGATCATAAATATTTGGTTGTTGAGCCTATTGAGAAATTAGAAGTGCTCATGCATTTTTTAACTACGAAAGAGGGACAACAAGGTATTATTTTTTGTAAAACAAAAGCTGCTGTTAATAAGCTGGCAAAAAATTTGGCAATTCATAAATTTTCTTCCGGGGCATTGCACGGTAGCTTATCTCAAGGTATTCGTGACCGAATAATGGGTCAGTTTAGAGACGGACATATTTCTATTCTTGTGGCTACTGATTTAGCTTCTCGTGGCCTAGACGTAAAAGAACTTTCTTATGTGGTAAATTATCATTTGCCGGACACTTACGATGCTTATGTACACAGAAGCGGACGTACAGCTAGGGCAGGAGCAAAGGGACTTTCATTGACTATTTTACAAAATGAAGAAGTTGCTGAAGTTTTTGATTTTGAAAAAGAATTGGGCATATCCTTCTCTAAATTCCAGAAAGCAGATGCACAGAGTATTGAAGAGAACAACACCTTACTTTGGGCGAAAAAAATATTTAAGACCAAACCAAACCGCGAGGTATCCGAACAATTTAAAACTAAGATTAAAACGGTATTTCATCATTTAACCAAAGAGGAATTAGTGGAGAAGATATTAGCGAATTATTTATCTGAAACTGGTTCTGACATTCTAAAACATGATGTATTAAAAAGAAAAAAATAG
- a CDS encoding sigma-70 family RNA polymerase sigma factor: MRQLKITKQITNRDTKSLEKYFQEISKIDLITADEEVELARRIREGDQIALNTLVNANLRFVVSTAKQYQGSGLRLSDLINEGNIGLVKAAKRFDETRGFKFISYAVWWIRQSILSSISDQSRMVRIPLNKIGEISKIKKVYSSLEQSFQRPPSTMEIARELDMSTTQVKLAMKNSSKHLSMDAPFQEGESSNLYDVVSNKNANRPDAGMMMDSLKTDLDQALNTLPSRESEIIKLYYGIGERHPKSLSEIGELFDITRERVRQIREKAVRKLRYKSQNEMLKAYL, from the coding sequence ATGAGGCAACTTAAGATCACCAAGCAAATTACAAACAGAGACACAAAATCATTAGAAAAGTATTTTCAAGAAATTTCAAAAATTGATTTAATTACCGCAGATGAGGAAGTGGAACTAGCAAGAAGAATACGTGAAGGAGATCAAATTGCCCTAAATACATTAGTTAACGCTAATCTACGTTTTGTAGTTTCTACGGCGAAGCAATATCAAGGTAGCGGTTTACGACTATCAGATTTAATCAATGAAGGAAATATTGGATTAGTAAAAGCGGCAAAACGTTTTGACGAAACAAGAGGTTTTAAATTTATCTCTTATGCTGTTTGGTGGATCAGACAATCAATATTGTCTTCTATATCTGACCAATCACGTATGGTTCGTATACCGTTAAACAAAATTGGAGAAATAAGTAAAATCAAAAAAGTATATTCTTCTTTAGAGCAGTCGTTTCAAAGACCTCCTAGTACCATGGAAATTGCTAGAGAATTAGATATGAGTACCACACAAGTAAAACTTGCAATGAAAAATTCAAGTAAGCACTTGTCTATGGACGCTCCTTTTCAAGAGGGGGAATCTTCTAACTTATATGATGTCGTTAGTAATAAAAATGCCAACCGTCCAGATGCAGGTATGATGATGGATTCTCTTAAAACAGATTTAGATCAGGCTTTAAATACATTACCTAGTAGAGAAAGTGAAATTATAAAACTTTATTATGGTATTGGTGAAAGGCATCCAAAAAGTTTAAGTGAAATTGGAGAGCTTTTTGACATTACAAGAGAACGTGTAAGACAAATTAGAGAAAAAGCTGTTCGTAAACTACGTTATAAATCGCAAAATGAAATGCTAAAAGCCTATTTGTAA